The Pseudomonas cucumis sequence CGGCCTGGGCGGCACTTACGCCGGTAGCCCGATCGCTTGCGCCGCGGCCCTGGCCGTGATGGAAGTGTTCGAAGAAGAGCACCTGCTGGATCGCTGCAAAGCGGTCGGCGAGCGTCTGGTGACTGGCCTGAAAGCTATCCAGGCCAAGTACCCGGTGATCGGCGACGTGCGTGCCTTGGGCGCGATGATCGCTGTCGAGCTGTTCGAAAACGGCGACAGCCACAAGCCGAACCCGACTGCTGTAGCCGCCGTTGTGGCCAAGGCGCGCGACAAGGGCCTGATCCTGCTGTCGTGCGGCACCTACGGCAACGTTCTGCGCGTGCTGGTACCGCTGACTGCGTCGGACGAGCTGCTGGATAAAGGCCTGGCGATCATGGAAGAGTGCTTCGCCGAGCTCTGATGCATTTGTGACCTGATCGACAAAAAACCCGCTTCGGCGGGTTTTTTTATACCGCTTGAAAGCATCAGGGGGTAAGTGCTCTGTATCGAATGGCCATCATTGACTAAGGTGCAAGCATTGCCGTTGGAGTGTGCGATGACTGCTGTCGTTTTACCTGCTGTACCGCGTGTGCTGATTGCCGAGGCCGACCCTTGGTCCCGCGACCTGCTCAAGCAGGTGTTGTTGAATGTGCGCTGCGACGCACGGCTGGACCTGTGTGCCGATGGCCAGGAGACACTGCACCTGTTGGCGGAAAATCCTTACGACTTGGTGATCGTCGACTGGGAGTTGCCCGGCGTCGATGGCCTGAACGTCTTGCGCAGTGTACGTCAGCGCAAGCGTAACCCGCCGCTGCCCTTCATTCTGATGAGCAGCCGCAACGACAGCGCCAGCGTGCGCGAAGTCTTGCCCTTGGCGCCGACGGCGTACCTGACCAAACCCTTGAACATGGAAAACCTGACCCAGCGCCTGCAGGATTTGTTGCTGAACGCCGGTGAAGAGGTGTCGTGCGAGGTGCCGTCATTGGCGCCAGGCATGACCTTGTCGGTGTACCTGGAGCGGCGGCGCGAACTGGCGGAGGGGGCGCCGTTGATGACCGACGTGCAGGTGGCGATCAAACGCAGCCTCAATCCCAATGGCCTCGATCTGACACGGCTGGAAGATGAAATCCGCACCGACCCGCAAATTACCGCTGTCCTGATCGCCGCTGCCAACAGCGCGGCCCAGCATCATGGCGTCGCTGTGCAAACTCTGGCTCAAGCGCTGCATCGCTTGGGTACCGGGCAAAGCATGAATCTGATTCTGGGCCTTGCCCTCAAGCGCAGTGCCCGGCTCAGCGATCCGCAGCTGGCGGATTATGCCGAGCGTTATTGGGAGTTGTCCCTGCATACCGCCGAATACGCGCGAACGTTGGCGCGTTTGCTGGATCTGGATCAGGCGCGCTGTTATTGCGCAGGCATGCTGCATTGCCTCGGCGACTTGGCGTTGCTGCGTTGTTTGCAGGAGTGGAAGCAGGCCGGTGGTGAGCTGGATGAATGGCAGGAAGTCGGCGATGCACTCGCCGAGTTCGGCGCGGCTTACGGTTCGGCGCTGCGGGCCCGCTGGCGCCTGCCTTTGGAGCTGCGAGAGCTGATTGCGGCGGTTTACCAGTTCGGTGGTGGGGTTTACTCCCGCGAAGCGCTGGTGATGAACATGGCCGCGCAACTGGCGCGCCTGACCGAGCATGAGGGGATCGAGGCGTTGTCCAAAAGCCGTACGGCACGATTGCTCAAGATTGGATTGCCGGAACTGATGCGTTTGCGCAAAAAATAAGCTTTATGCAATACCTGTGGGAGCGGGCTTGCCCGCGATGAGAGTCTGACATTCAGCATTGATTTAGGCTGATAGTCCGCCATCGCGGGCAAGCCCGCTCCCAAAAGTTTTGCATCGAGTTTTCTATTCGGGTTCAGCCAGAAATGATGCGATTCTTGCCCTGCCGCTTGGCCTGGTACATCGCCGCATCGGCGCGGGCGAACAGGCTGTCGAGGTTTTCATCATCGGGTGTGAGGCTGCTCAGGCCCTGGCTGACGGTGATGCCGAACGTCTGGCCGCTATGGCTGAAACTCAAGCGCTGAATCTCCCGTTGCAGGCGCTCGGCCACTTGCATGGCCATATCCGGTGCACAGCCGGGGAACACCGCGGCGAACTCCTCGCCGCCAATCCGCCCGAACAAATCACCACGCCGCAGCGCCGCGCGGCCGCTCTCGGCGATGCGTTGCAGCACCTTATCGCCTTCCTGATGGCCGTAGGTGTCGTTGACCACTTTGAAGTCATCGATGTCCAGCAGCAGGAACGCCATCGGCGAACCGTTCAATCGCGCCTGCTCGAATTCACGATTAGCGCACTCGAAGAAGTGTCGGCGATTGCTGCTTTGGGTCAGCACATCGGTGCTGGCCAGGCGTTGCAGCTCGGCTTCCATCTGCTTTTTCTCGGTGATGTCTTCGGCAATGCCGACGATGATCACCGGTTGGCCCGGTTCGGCCTGACGGTTGATGAAGCACTTGTCGCTGAGCCAGCGCACCTGACCGTCGGCAGCGATGATCCGATACTCGCGGTCTTCAACGGCACCTTTGACCAACACTTGCGCAAGGCTGCGTTCGGCGTAGTCCAGATCGTCGGGATAGACGCTGTCGCGCCAGTGGTTGTAGTCGGACAACAAGAGACCGGCGGGGCGGCCGAAAATCCGGTCATAGGCCGGGCTGACGTAGAGCACCTGACGGGTTTCCCAGTTGTAGGCCCAAAGTACGGCGTTGACGCTGACCAGCAGCGAACTGAACAGCTGTTCGCGTTCGCTCAGGCGCGCCACTTCACCCTGGGCATGCATCAGCGCCATCAGGGTTTGCGCGGCCTCGGGCCACTGTGGAAGGGATGTGTCTTGTAGGTTTTTATGGACCATCGGCACAAGTCTCAAAGGGCGTGCCGCTATTTCGACAGCGGCCAGAACAAAGCCCGCCTGAATGGCGAAGTGTCTTTGAGATAGGGGATTTGGACCGAAGTTCCCGCTCTTCGTGGTGAGGGAGCTTGCTCCCGCCGGGCGGTACTGGCGACGCGTTTTTTCAGTTAAAACGCGTCGTCAGGTATTGCGGCTGCTGCGCAGCCGAGCGGGAGCAAGCTCCCTCGCCACAGGTGTGCCCTTGATTCAGGGTCAGGCCGTGGCGGGGCGCAGGGAGTAGGTTTTCAGTTGGTCGGCGAAGTCGCGCAGGGATTGAATCCCGCTGGCCTCGGCCTCGTGTACCCAATCCTTGATGGCGGCCAGCATGTCGTGACCATTTGAGCTGGTCTTGACCCAGATCTGTTGCAAGGCCAGGCGTTTTTCGTAAATTACCTTCAGCGCCTGGCTGTGCTCGAGCATGGTCTGGATGCGCATATGGTGTTTGTCGTCCAGCAGGCTGGTTTCCCGCGACAGCAAACGCTTGGCCCGGTGGAACTGGTGACGGACCGAGTGATCGACCTTTTCCAGCTCTTGCTTGACCAGCGGCGCGATCACCAGCTTGCGGTACTGGGCCATGATCTGGAAGCGGTTGTTGAGGATCGCCATGGCGGTGTCCATGTCCAGGCTGCCTTTGCCTTCGACACGGTGGGCGATCGGCGCGACCCGCTGGACCTTGGCCAGACGCAGGAAGCTGAAGACCTGGATCCAGGCCCAGCCGAGGTCGAATTCCCATTTCTTCACCGACAGTTTGGCGGAGTTAGGGTAGGTGTGATGGTTGTTATGCAGTTCTTCGCCGCCGATCAGGATGCCCCAGGGCACCAGATTGGTCGCCGCATCGCGGCATTCGAAGTTGCGGTAGCCGATGGCATGGCCCAGGCCATTGACCACGCCGGCGGCCCACACCGGGATCCACATCATCTGGATGGCCCAGATGGTGATGCCAATGGTGCCGAACAGCAGCAGGTCGATGACGCCCATGATCGCCACGCCCAGCAGCGGGAAGCGGCTGTAGAGGTTGCGTTCGATCCAGTCTTCGGGGCAGTTCTTGCCGTAGATGCGCAGAGTCTCGGGGTTTTCCGCTTCGGCGCGGTACAGCTCGGCGCCTTTGCGCAGAACGGTGGACAGACCCTTGATGACCGGGCTGTGCGGGTCATCGACGGTTTCGCATTTGGCGTGGTGCTTGCGGTGGATAGCCGTCCACTCGCGGGTGTTCTGCGCCGTGGTCAACCACAGCCAGAAGCGGAAGAAATGTTTCAGGCCGGCATTGAGCTCAAGCGAGCGATGGGCTGAATAGCGATGCAGATAAACCGTGACGCCGACGATCGTCACGTGGGTCATCAGTAGGGTGACTGCCACCAGTGACCAGGGCGATAAGCCAAGAAAACCTTCGTACCACATAGCCTATAGGACCCTCGATAAAGAAAAAAACAGCCGTTGCATTATCACTTAGCCCACAGATAAAACCAGTCGCCCTTTCAGATAAGAGTGGCCGGATGTTTCTTTAATCTATAATTCCAGCCTTTTTTGTAGGGACATGGACGCTCTAATGTCAGCAACATATCGCGATGCTTTGCGTGCAGCGCTGCTCTATCTGGTGCTTTCCGTAGCCTGGCTCCAGTTTAGTGGTTATTTATTGAACAGGTTCTTCGATAGTTCCACCGACCTGCTGCGCTGGCAACTGATCAACGGTTATGCCTGGGTGGCGTTCAGCGCCGGGCTAATCTTTATTGCGCGGGCCCGATTGTTTCGCTGCCTGGGCGTCGGCGCCAAATTGCGTGAGCGCACTGCAGACCGGGAGCGTTTGCGTCAGGCGGCAGCGGTGTTCGATTGCACTCGTGAAGGGGTGCTGGTCACTGATAGCAAAGGCTTGATCGTCCATGTGAACCGGGCGTTCATGGAAATCACCGGCTACCAGCGCGAGGAGGTGTTGGGTCAGCGACCGAACATGTTCAAGTCGGGCCATCACCCGCCGGGTTTCTACCAGGCGATGTTCGCCACACTCGACAGCCTCGGCGAGTGGAGCGGGGAAATCTGGAACCGTCGCAAAAGCGGCGAGATCTACCCGCAATGGCAGACGATCCGTCTCATTCACGATGATCAGGGCCAGTTCAGCCAGTACGTTGCGGTGTTTTCCGACATCAGCGCGATCAAGAAGTCCGAACATGAACTGACGCACCTGGCCCATCACGATCCGTTGACCGATCTGCCCAATCGCCTGCTGCTTACCGACCGTGCCGGGCAGGCCGTGGTTTCGGCGCAGGTCCATAAGCGCGGTTGCGCGTTGTTGATGATCGATCTGGACCACTTCAAGTTGATTAACGACAGTCTCGGCCACAGTGTCGGCGATCAGCTGCTCAAGGGCGTGGCTGAGCGCCTGAACGCCTTGTTCGGCCCTGACATCACACTGGCGCGACTCAGTGGCGATGAATTTGCGGTATTGGCTGAAAACTGCCCGCAACCGGGGCACGCCGCGGCGCTGGCTCAGCGGGTCATCGATGGCCTTAAAGAACCGTTCCAGATCAACGGGCATCCGCTATTTATCAACGCCAGCATCGGCATCAGCCTGTTCCCCAGCGATGCCTTGAGTGCCGAGCAACTGTTGCGCAACGCCGACTCGGCGCTGTTCAAGGCCAAGAGCGCTGGCCGCGACGGCTACGCTCTCTACACCGAAGAACTGACCGCGCATGCCCAGCAACGCGTTGAGATCGCATTCGAATTGCGCCGAGCGCTGGAGCAGCAGGAATTGCGGGTTTATTACCAGCCTGTGCATGACCTCAAAACCAGTCGCCTGATCGGCGTCGAGGCGCTGGTGCGCTGGGAGCATCCGCAACGCGGGCTGGTGTCGCCGGCTGAATTTATCCCTATTGCCGAACGCACGGGGCTGATCGCTGAGATCGATGCCTGGATCATGCGCCAGGCCTGCCAGCAGATGTGCCTGTGGCAAGCGGCGGGCGTGGTGTTGTCGTTTGTCGCGGTGAATGTTTCTTCTCGCCTGTTCGCCCGACGCGAGTTGTATCAGCAGGTGGCTCAGGTGCTGCACGATACTGGCCTGGATCCTGCGTATCTGGAGCTGGAAGTCACCGAAAGCGCGGTGATGGAAGACCCGGAAGTGGCGTTGGAACAGATGCATCGCTTGCGCGAGTTGGGCGTGAGGCTGGCCATCGATGATTTCGGCACGGGCTATTCATCATTGCTGCGGCTCAAGCGTTTGCCGGTGCAAAAGCTCAAGATCGATCAGGGATTTGTCGCAGGCTTGCCGGGTGATGAGGATGACGCGGCGATCGCGCGGATAATCATTGCGCTGGCGCAGAGCATGGGGATGCAAGTGCATGCCGAGGGGGTCGAGCAGGCCGAGCAGGCGAGTTTCCTGCTCGAGCACGACTGCGATTTGGGGCAAGGGTACTGGTTTGGGCGGCCGATGCCGGCGGCATCATTGGATTGGACCCGGGCGCCAGTGATTCTCCCGCGCTGATCGTTCCCACGCTGCGTGGGAATGCATCCAGTGACGCTCTGCGTCACCTCTCGATCAGTGACGCAGAGCGTCCCGGGCGGCGTTCCCACGGAGCATAGGAACGATCAACCTTTTGGTTATATAAAAATTCTTAAATAGTCTTTTTAAGAATATCTGCGCCTATCTACTATTGCCCCTACGCCGCAAGCAGTGCCCGCCACTGCCAGGCATATCTCATTAAAGGAGCAGCACCATGAGCGCATCCCTACGTAGTGTTGACGGGCAGGACGAAGCCACCATTTTGCGTGAGATCCAGAGCGCCCTGCGCGATCTGCGCTTTGGCGCGGTGGAAATCACCGTGCACAACGCCCAGGTGGTTCAGATCGAACGCAAAGAGAAATTCCGTTTGCAGAACCCGGGCAACAAACCGAGCTGAAGCGAAAGATTGAAAGATCGCAGCCTTCGGTAGCTCCTACGCACCTGTGGGCGCCGCCGAAAGCTGCGATCTTCGAACAGGCAACCCGTTCCAGACCATAAGAAAAAGCCAACACACCAAGAATTCCAGGAGCTTTCACCATGTCGTCGATTCGTCATCTTGCTTTGGCCGCCCTGGCCAGTGCCCTTTTTGCTGGTTCCGCGGTTGCCAAGGATTATGAGCTGCTCAACGTGTCGTATGACCCGACCCGTGAGCTGTACCAGGAGTACAACGCCGAGTTCATCAGCTTCTGGAAAAAAGACCACGCTGGCGACAACGTGAAAATCCAGCAGTCCCACGGTGGTTCGGGCAAGCAGGGCCGGGCAGTGATCGACGGTCTG is a genomic window containing:
- a CDS encoding response regulator, translated to MTAVVLPAVPRVLIAEADPWSRDLLKQVLLNVRCDARLDLCADGQETLHLLAENPYDLVIVDWELPGVDGLNVLRSVRQRKRNPPLPFILMSSRNDSASVREVLPLAPTAYLTKPLNMENLTQRLQDLLLNAGEEVSCEVPSLAPGMTLSVYLERRRELAEGAPLMTDVQVAIKRSLNPNGLDLTRLEDEIRTDPQITAVLIAAANSAAQHHGVAVQTLAQALHRLGTGQSMNLILGLALKRSARLSDPQLADYAERYWELSLHTAEYARTLARLLDLDQARCYCAGMLHCLGDLALLRCLQEWKQAGGELDEWQEVGDALAEFGAAYGSALRARWRLPLELRELIAAVYQFGGGVYSREALVMNMAAQLARLTEHEGIEALSKSRTARLLKIGLPELMRLRKK
- a CDS encoding GGDEF domain-containing protein: MVHKNLQDTSLPQWPEAAQTLMALMHAQGEVARLSEREQLFSSLLVSVNAVLWAYNWETRQVLYVSPAYDRIFGRPAGLLLSDYNHWRDSVYPDDLDYAERSLAQVLVKGAVEDREYRIIAADGQVRWLSDKCFINRQAEPGQPVIIVGIAEDITEKKQMEAELQRLASTDVLTQSSNRRHFFECANREFEQARLNGSPMAFLLLDIDDFKVVNDTYGHQEGDKVLQRIAESGRAALRRGDLFGRIGGEEFAAVFPGCAPDMAMQVAERLQREIQRLSFSHSGQTFGITVSQGLSSLTPDDENLDSLFARADAAMYQAKRQGKNRIISG
- the desA gene encoding delta-9 fatty acid desaturase DesA yields the protein MWYEGFLGLSPWSLVAVTLLMTHVTIVGVTVYLHRYSAHRSLELNAGLKHFFRFWLWLTTAQNTREWTAIHRKHHAKCETVDDPHSPVIKGLSTVLRKGAELYRAEAENPETLRIYGKNCPEDWIERNLYSRFPLLGVAIMGVIDLLLFGTIGITIWAIQMMWIPVWAAGVVNGLGHAIGYRNFECRDAATNLVPWGILIGGEELHNNHHTYPNSAKLSVKKWEFDLGWAWIQVFSFLRLAKVQRVAPIAHRVEGKGSLDMDTAMAILNNRFQIMAQYRKLVIAPLVKQELEKVDHSVRHQFHRAKRLLSRETSLLDDKHHMRIQTMLEHSQALKVIYEKRLALQQIWVKTSSNGHDMLAAIKDWVHEAEASGIQSLRDFADQLKTYSLRPATA
- the dibA gene encoding phosphodiesterase DibA; translated protein: MSATYRDALRAALLYLVLSVAWLQFSGYLLNRFFDSSTDLLRWQLINGYAWVAFSAGLIFIARARLFRCLGVGAKLRERTADRERLRQAAAVFDCTREGVLVTDSKGLIVHVNRAFMEITGYQREEVLGQRPNMFKSGHHPPGFYQAMFATLDSLGEWSGEIWNRRKSGEIYPQWQTIRLIHDDQGQFSQYVAVFSDISAIKKSEHELTHLAHHDPLTDLPNRLLLTDRAGQAVVSAQVHKRGCALLMIDLDHFKLINDSLGHSVGDQLLKGVAERLNALFGPDITLARLSGDEFAVLAENCPQPGHAAALAQRVIDGLKEPFQINGHPLFINASIGISLFPSDALSAEQLLRNADSALFKAKSAGRDGYALYTEELTAHAQQRVEIAFELRRALEQQELRVYYQPVHDLKTSRLIGVEALVRWEHPQRGLVSPAEFIPIAERTGLIAEIDAWIMRQACQQMCLWQAAGVVLSFVAVNVSSRLFARRELYQQVAQVLHDTGLDPAYLELEVTESAVMEDPEVALEQMHRLRELGVRLAIDDFGTGYSSLLRLKRLPVQKLKIDQGFVAGLPGDEDDAAIARIIIALAQSMGMQVHAEGVEQAEQASFLLEHDCDLGQGYWFGRPMPAASLDWTRAPVILPR
- the oscA gene encoding sulfur starvation response protein OscA, which codes for MSASLRSVDGQDEATILREIQSALRDLRFGAVEITVHNAQVVQIERKEKFRLQNPGNKPS